GTATTGAggtatccttgatgaaaacctgctccaaagcgctcaggacctaagattgggggcaaaggttcaccttccaacagggcaatgactctaagcacacagcaaagacaacgcaggagtggcttcggcacaagtctcttaatgtccttgagtggcccagccagagcccagacttgaacgcgatcgaacatctctggagagacctgaaaatagctgtgatgCAACGCTCCCCTTCTAACCTAACAGAgctcgagaggatctgcagaaaagaactggagaaactccccaaatgcaggtgtgccaagcttgtagcgtcatacccaaggagactcgaggctgtaatcgctgccaaaggtacttcaacaaagtattgattatagggtctgaatacttacgtaaatgtgatatttcagtttcttcttattattatttttgaaacatttctaaacctgtttttgatttgtcattattgggtattgtgtgtagattaatgagggaaaCAAACAatgtaatatattttagaataaggctgtaacgtaacaaaatgtgcaaaaagtgaaggtgtctgaatactttccgaatgcactgtattttcaTAATATTTGTGTTTTTCACAGTGTAAAATCCATATCTGATAGGCTTATTGTTGGTAGGAAAAATGCACTGCCTGTTATATTTGATCTCTGACCTGAAAACGATGCACAAGAAAATGTAGCCCATGGGTTTGTCCATGATGTCCGCAATACCCGCCTTCTCAACTTGAACAGTGTATGCTCTTGAAATCGTCAGCCCTTATGCATTTCCCAAACCAGGGCCTTGTTCGACCACTTTAAAAATGTAACCTTTCTTTGTCCTTTCCTTGGAACATTTACTGATCTGACCTAATTGGATCTGTGATAGATATGAAGTGGAACAAATATTTTCTCCTATCCAGTTGTGTTGGATCAGTGCTTAGCCAAATGGatgtattaggatccccattaaccGACGCCAATGGTGATAGCTAGTCTTACTGAGGTCCGACATATaacgaaaaagacattacagacaaaagactttacaatttacatacatggaaaaacattaacatgtaatgtgtgtgcatctatcagttacacatacagtacatgtcagaacatacacacaacaagtaggccTATTCTAAagaagagaagaaggaaggaTGAATGTTTTTAGTCTACTGGTGGACCAGTTACTCTAAATCTTCCATATCTTTTCTTCATAGGCTAAACACTACAGGTGACACAGCTCAGGAGGTGGTGTACTGGAGAGACGCGTGTGCCGGTGAGACGCCACCAAAAATGTACAGAACAGAAATCAAGACTGTTTACTAAGGAGATCTCTACAATAATATTTAGCCAAAACCCAGATATAGAGAGAGTGTGAACTTGACTAAAGCCAAAAAAACATGACTCACTTGCAAGCGGGCCTGAGCTCCGAGACCACAGAGAAAGCTCGTCAGGAGCTCAACGAGAACCCTGACACCCTCCATGCGGACATCCAGCAGGTGCGCGACATGATCGTGACACGGCCCGACATCGGCTTCCTGCGCACGGACGACGACTTCATCCTGAGGTTTCTGCGGGCGCGCAAGTTCAACCAGGCAGAGACCTTCCGGCTCCTGGCCCAGTATTTTCAATTCCGCCAGCAGAACCTGGACATGTTCCAGAGCTTCAAGGTGGACGACCCGGGGATCAAGAGGGCTCTGATGGACGGCTTCCCAGGTGTCCTGGAGACTCCGGATCAGCATGGCCGGAAGATACTCATCCTATTTGCTTCCAACTGGGACCAGGGAAGGTGAGTTTTACAGATATTTTAGAAGGCACATTTGTCTCACTGAAGTGGCTTCTTTGATGTAATTGTTCCATTAATCAAGTAAACAATTGTACTGTAGCTTCTGATCGATACTGATTTGATAGAATACTTTAAAAATCATATGTTGGAACTAAACAGCAAAACAATAACCACTCTCTTGCCCAAAGACTTTACTCCGGCCCTTTTCTGGCCCACTCAATGGTCAGACCCAGCAGACCCGGGACAGAAGTAATTTAATTATTGTAATAGTCTTGATACAGAACAGTGCTGGATTGTCCTGGATTGAATTATTGTAATAATCTTGGTACAGAACAGTGCTGGATTGTCCTGGATTTAATTATTGTAATAGTCTTGATACAGAACAGTGCTGGATTGTCCTGGATTGAATTATTGTAATAGTCTTGATACAGAACAGTGCTGGATTGTCCTGGATTTAATTATTGTAATAGTCTTGATACAGAACAGTGCTGGATTGTCCGGGATTTAATTATTGTAATAGTCTTGATACAGAACAGTGCTGGATTGTCCTGGATTGAATTATTGTAATAGTCTTGGTACAGAACAGAGCTGGATTGTCCTGGATTGAATTATTGTAATAGTCTTGATACAGAACAGAGCTGGATTGTCCTGGATTGAATTATTGTAATAGTCTTGATACAGAACAGTGCTGGATTGTCCTGGATTGAATTATTGTAATAGTCTTGATACAGAACAGTGCTGGATTGTCCTGGATTGAATTATTGTAATAGTCTTGATACAGAACAGTGCTGGATTGTCCTGGATTGAATTATTGTAATAGTCTTGGTACAGAACAGTGCTGGATTGTCCTGGATTGAATTATTGTAATAGTCTTGATACAGAACAGTGCTGGATTGTTCTGCATTGTATCCCAATCtgatgtatctttctctctctgtgaaggAGCTCTTTCACAGACATCCTCcgagccatcctcctctccctggaggttCTCATAGAGAACCAAGAACTCCAGATCAACGGCTTCATCTTGATCATCGACTGGAGTAACTTCTCCTTCAAGCAGGCATCCAAGCTCACGCCCAACATTCTCAAACTGGCAATTGAAGGCCTGCAGGTAGGCGTGaccagggttgtgttcagtatacattAAACAGAACAAAACGGTCTGAAACAGAGTGAGGCGCTACAGTATCTGAacatgtccaataagaaacgctaCATTTCACGTTGCTATGGTGTGCCCTAATGATCACCACCCAGCACTGACTGGGTTGAATCGACCCAAAGTAGATAAATGTAGTTAAGTAATCAGCATTAAGGTGAATTAGATCATGGTTGCATTGGACAGTTGGATTGTACTCTCTTACCTCTATAATTGGTTAGCTGTAGAGAGAAAATGTGGAAAGTGATGGGTATCATCAGCACCTATTGTCCTGATCATATAAGTGCCTGTTCTGAATGTTGAAATGAAGATGGATTTTATGGTTTAATGTGTCTCTATGCTCTGGTCTGAATATTCAATCCAAGTCTATTCCACTGGACTTTTGGACAATTGCAATTTGACACATGCAATATGTGGAGCCATCACATCACATATGGCCAATTCTACAGTTAACATTTTTATTGCATAATTTCAGGGTCCTTCTTTATCAGTTCTaaggacagagatagatagacagtattCTGCCTTGCAGTGCAGCGTATATGACTAAAAGTAAATAAAGATTACTCGACAATATGACGATAGTAGGCCTACATAAAGATGGGATGCCCTGTTGCTAAGTAACAAGGTAAAGCACAGTGGTTAGTGTATGCCCTGATCTCAAACGCTATGCTACTCAGAAACTGAGTGATGTGGACACATTATATGGGCCGATCAACAAGCAGACAGTGGAGATATCAGGGAATATGCTTTTTTGTCTGAATTTCATTACAAAATTGTGTTGTGTAATAGAAACACCAAATGCTTATGGCTTACGAGGGAATTATTTAGCAATGGCAATAAGTCAGAAACTGTACAATCAACTGGGTAGTAGTTTACGTCTTTGCataaaactatactgaacaaaagtataaacaacatgcaatcatttctaagatttcactgagttactgttcatataaggaaatcagccaattaaaataagttcattagtccctaatctatggatttcacatgactgggaatacagatatgcatctgttagtcacagatccttgcgacatggggccgtgcattatcatgctgaaacataaggtgatggcggaagatgaatggcacgacaatgggcctcaggatctcatcgcggtatctctgtgtattcaaattaacatcgataaaatacaattgtgttcgttgtccatagcttatgccttcccataccataaccccattgccaccatggggaactctgttaacaacgttgacatcagcaaacagctcGCCAACACGACTGTACTGAtcacgatgggagacagagaactggtttcaagcacagggcacagcaggtgtttatttgtaaaggaccacaggaggaggcaggtagctaggtccaggggcaggcagaaggtcatacacagggggtccaaaaaggcaacagtatAGGCAGGGAAAAGACAAGTAAcgtagtccgggagatcaggcaataggttgataacaggaaatccaataggctaaagtacaggcagggaataggcaaaagccGTCGTTAGTGAGGCAGACGAAAACTATCATACACGTGAGGTTAATTTACGGGTAAAAACAGAGCTCCGAATGGAAGTGTGTCACAAAAccaacaatacctcacaatgacggggtgcaaagaactaaactaaatagtgtgtgatactGACATataggtgtgtgaacaggtgatcagaattcaggtgattgggatctgacGAGTgcgctgcgttcaggggatctatgtgttagagagtgtgagctggaaagtgagctgcgttcaggggatctacatgtttgagagtgtgagctggaaagtgggctggaaagtgagctgcgttcaggggatctacgtgtttgagagtgtaaATTGGAAGCAGACattacaactagacaatacacgCTACGCTGTCtgtcatctgcccggtacagttgaaaccgggaattatccgtgaagagcacacctctccagcatgccagtggccatcaaaggtgagcatttgccaacTGAAGTCAGTGACGACGCCgtactgcagtcaggtcaagaccctggtgagtaagaaaagcacgcagatgagcttccctgaaacagtttctgacagtttgttcaGAAATGTTTCTGTTGTGTAAACCCACAATTTTATCAGCTGTCCGGATGTCTGGTCTCAGACAATTCTGCAGGTGAAGAAACTGGATGTGGAGGACCTGGGCTGGCgtagttacacatggtctgcggttgttaggccagttggacgtactgccaaattctctaaaacaacgttgaagcagcttaaatcaaattaaatcaaattttattggtcacatacacatggttagcagatgttattgcgagtacagcgaaatgcttgtgcttctagttccgactgtgcagtactatctaacagtaatctaacaattccacaacaactaccgaataataatatgtacatataaatatatggatgactGATGaccgagtggcataggcaagacgcaatagatggtataagatacagtatatacacgagataagtaatgcaagatatgtaaacatatgtaaacattattcaagtggcATTATtcaagtggccaatgatttcaagtctatatgagggcagcagcctctctgtgtcagtgatggctgtttaataaCAGTATTATGGCCTTGAAATAGAATATGTTTTTCAGTgtttcggtcccagctttgatgcacctgtactgacccgccttctggatggtatcggggtgaacaggcaatggcttgggtggttgttgtccttgatgatctttttggccttcctgtcctgtaggtgtcctggagggcaggtacttgcccccggtgatgcattgtgcagaccgcaccaccctctggagagccttgcggttgtgggtggtgcaattgccataccaggcgatgatacagcccgaGAGGATGTTCtcaattgtacatctgtaaaagtttgtgagggttttaggtgacgaGGCaagtttcttcagcctcctgaggttgaagaggcaaagttgcgccttcttcaccacaccatcagtgtgggtggaccatttcagtttatccaagatgtgtacaccaaggaacttaacacttctccaccttctccactgctgtcccgtcgatgtggatggggggggggatgctccctctgctttttcctgaagtccacaatcatcaactttgttttgttgatgttgagtgagaggttgttttcctgaaaccacactccgagtgccctcacctcctccctgtaggctgtctcatcgttgttggtaatcaagcttaacattgagcttggagggtactatggtgttgaatgctgagctgtagtcaatgaacagcattctttcataggtattcctcttgtccagatgggatagagcagtgtgcagtgtgatggcggttgcatcatctgtgaacctactggggcggtatgcaaattgaagtgggtctagggtggcaggtaaggtggaggtgatatgatccttgaatagtctctcaaagcacagAAGTGAGttctacggggcgatagtcatttagttgagttacctttgccttctccGGTACAGGAGCAatgggacagcagactgggatagggagagattgaatatgtccgtaaacacaacagttaactggtctgcgcatgctctgatgaTGCAGATAGGAATGCCGTCTGGGCCGACAGCTTTGTGAGGGTTAATGCTTTCTGGATAGGGTAGATTTTAATCGTCACaatgggtacaacatctccaatgcacttccttataaactcactcaccgaatcagtgtataAATTGCTGCCCGGAACATTTCCTAGTCCACGTGATTCCGTCGTGGTCAGTCGTGGTCAGTTTTGCCAAAGGTAGGTAGAGAAATTAATTTAAATTCTCTGCCatcagctctgatggacattcctgcagtcagcatgctaattgcatgCTCCCTAACAGGGATGTTTGGGCACCCTGACCTCAGAGATCCTTTTAATTCTCTCTTTGGTTAGggcagggtgtgactagggtgggcaatctatgttttctatttctttgttggcctggtatggttcccaatcagaggcagctgtctatcgttgtctctgattggggatcatatttaggcagccttttcccacctggtggGATCTTGtgtttgtgtagctgcctgtgagcagcccagaacgtcACATTTAGTTTTCTTCTGTTGTGGTGAGTTTCatgtttattaaacatgtggaactctaagtATGCTGTGCCTTGGTCCATTCATTCAGACGATTGTGAtagatgtaaacacatttgtgcataaAATTTGAGAGAATTAAGCTTTTTCTGCATGTGGAAAAtgtatgggatcttttatttcagctcatgaaacatgggaccaacattttgcatttctatttttgtttagtgcatataaactcagcaaaaaaagacatGTTCTTTTTTCAGGACacggtctttcaaagataattcctaaaaatccaaataacttcacagattgtcattgtaaagggtttaaacactttcccatgcttgttcaatgaaccataaacacattaatgaacatgcacctgggGAATGGTCGGTGAGACACTAACAGCTGTCACGATCGTTAtaaggaccaagatgcagcgtggtacgttTCCATCCTTTATTTTGGAATAGAAATCTTTAAAGAACAAAACGAAGCTACTAtaatgctcacaggcaactatacatagacaagatcTCACTATCACTCCCAAACCAGCATAGaaaataaacagctctctatggtcagggcgtgacagtaccgccccccaaaggtgcggactccaacTATAGAGCCTGACtcaataggggagggtccgggtgggcatctaccaTCAAGGGCGGCTCCGGTGCGGGGCGAAGTACCCACTCCGCTCGCAGATACGTCATGCTCCATGGCGGCTCTGGTGCGTGGATCAtcgccggaagctccggactgtGGATCCTTGCCGGATGAACCGGACCATGGCTTTTCGCCCGGAAGAACCGGACCGTGGGTCATCGCCGGAGGCTtcggaccgtggatcgtcgccggaggaACCGCACCGTAGATCatcgccggaggctccggactgggaaatCTCacaggaggctctggactgggaacccctgctgaaggctctggactgcagactgTCGCAGGAGGCTCCGGACCGCCGACCATtgctggaggctccagactgcggaccgtctcaggaggttcccgACAGCGGACCGTCTCAGGACCCTCCACAGTctagagcttccggcgacagttcccagtccagagcttctggcaacagttcccagtccagagcttccggcgacactccccagtccagagcttccggcgacggttcccagtccagagcttccggctcCGGACACAGTGCGTATcaccgcataacatggtgcctgaatGGTCACACGCTCCTTAAAGCGAGTGGGGGGAATTGGCTCTGGTCTGAAACCTGGCTCCGCCAACCACCCCGTGTGccgccccccaaaaaatgtttggggctgcctctcgtgcttgcGTCGGGGTTGCAAACCCCGGAGTCGTTGTTGATGCTCCCTTGCTGCTTCCGTCTGCTCCCATGGAAGGCTATCCTTTCCGGCCATGATTTCTTACCACGTCCAGGATACTTTACCGTCCAAAatatcctcccatgtccatgatgTCTGCTCCTCCTGGCCACTTTGCTTGGTCTgtttgtggtgggatcttctgtcacgatcgttataaggagtggaccaagatgcagcgtggtatgtttccatcctttattttggaatagaaaactttaaaaaacaaaacgaacaaacaaaacgtgaagctactataatgctcacaggcaactatacatagacaagatcccacaaagcacaatggtgaaatggctgcctaaatatgatccccaatcagagacaacgataaacagctgtctctgattgggaaccataccaggccaacataaatcactaatcacctagatgaccctagtcactatcacgccccaaccaacatagaaaataaacagacctgttggatcggagggggagggcttgggccattccctccagaaatgtccgggaacttacaggtgccttggtagaagagtggggtaacatctcgtatgcaagaactggcaaatctggtgcattccatgaggaggagatgcactgcagtacttaatgcagctggtggccacaccagatactgactgttacttttgattttgaaccccctTTGTTCAgcgacacattattccatttctgttagtcacatgtctgtggaacttgttcagtttatgtctcagttgttgaatcttatgttcacacaaatatttacacatgttaagtgtgctgaaaataaacacagttgctGAGTTTGTTTAAAAAATAGCACTTTCACTAAAGGAAATCTTGCGAGACTCATAATCTGCTGAATGATTCAGCTTTTGTCTTAATAACTGACCCATAAGCCTTGTATTTACATGGTTTTGTCATGGGGATTGCATTGTTGATGCTACACCACAATCGTTAAAGGTGTCGATTACAAGGGTGGAATGGGCATCCCCCAGCAATGTATTGTAGCAGTATTGCACACTGTAGATGGCTAGCAGAGTTCTCAACAGCAACAGAATCAGTATCTTGGAAGCTCTGTCATGATCTTGCGCTGCTCCCCTTGGTCCCTTTTGCTGCagggtactgtactgttctgGCCAAAAACCTCTTCAATAAAATAATGAATGCCATTTAATTTAGCTATTATGATTAGAAGGACAGAGGAACTGGCTTAGCCTACCATTTTATCATATTATTTTCTATTAAgattttaacttttttttaatTATTACGCTATGGTACTTCAAGTCTCTATTGTAACTAAAATAATAGAGTTCAAAGCAAGCAGAGTTAATGAAACAACCTAATAAAATCATACTTTACTTGAGTATAACTCAACCTATATTCCCCTCCCTACTTCACTACAGGACAGCTTCCCTGCTCGCTTCGGTGGGATCCATTTTGTGAACCAGCCCTGGTATATCCACGCCATGTACACCATCATCAAGCCTTTCCTCAAGGACAAGACTAGGAAAAGGGTAATTGCCTTTTTCACTACTTCAGTTACATTCTCTGTGCCCTACCCTTTTCTCTCCACCCCTTTGTAACTGTTGCATTATATTGAGTGGTTAAGCTCAGGACTGGTAGAGGTGGAACACTACTGAGCTAACAAAGCCAGATAGAGAGATGTCATTAAATATCTTTGCTAGTCGAATAAAATGTAAGTTTACACAAAGGGGATATATCATTTAGTCAGCACTTCTAGAGCTAAGacgtagtaggagtattttagaTTCACATATTTTGGGGTAGTTTCAATTTAAACTTTTCCTTAGGATAGTGCAGGTTAGATTAATGGAAAAACGTAAAGATATTTTGTAATACAGCTTCTAGCGTCAAATGTTTGGAGGGGTGTCTGATGACACTGGTTAAAAATAAGAAGGGTAAGTAAGAAATCAACAATTTGAGATAGTTATGAAATGTATTGGCCAGGGCTCCCTTGAATAAATTTGAACaccagataaataaatacattaaataaaCAAATGTCAATACAAATTTAAATcaatcagatttttaaaaattctTCCCAACAGATTTTCCTCCACGGGAACAACCTCAACAGTTTACACCAGCTTATCCTACCCGATTGTCTGCCGTCCGAGTTTGGTGGCACGCTGCCGCCCTATGACATGGGCATCTGGGCACGGACCCTCTTAGGGCCCAACTACAACGACGAGACGGAGTACACACTCACCTACGACGCCCTCCATGTCAAAGGGAGCTATGGTGGCGGAGATAAGGAATGTGCCAACAAACTTCTGAAAAGGTGAGCTACAGAAaaggttgcaaaattccaggaaTTTTTCAGCTGGAAAATATCCATCGGAATATATGGGATATGGGGGGATATAAAAGATTTGGGTAAATATTCCCCTTTTCTGCAACACTAGCTATAGTATAGTAATGCAAGAAGTTAACAAAAAGCGAAACAGAAAGTTAGAGAACACAAACGGATCAATCCAGTGTCTCGCTGACATCCTTCTTCATTAGTATCGACCGATTGTTTGAAGTCTGCCAGAGCAATTACGCAGTCTACAGACTTTCAGATAATGACCTCTATGGGGCTGACCACTGACCAGTGGCTCGTGTGAATCCTCAGAAATACCCATTTAAGTCCGAGGTGATCATTAGGCCTGAGTCTTGCCCACTACTGTCCTTCAAACAGCTCACTCAGTCAGAGACCCACTGCAGTTTgacattcaccccccccccagctAAAAAAACAATTTCCTTTTAGGTTCAGA
This genomic window from Oncorhynchus gorbuscha isolate QuinsamMale2020 ecotype Even-year linkage group LG07, OgorEven_v1.0, whole genome shotgun sequence contains:
- the LOC124039610 gene encoding clavesin-1-like — its product is MTHLQAGLSSETTEKARQELNENPDTLHADIQQVRDMIVTRPDIGFLRTDDDFILRFLRARKFNQAETFRLLAQYFQFRQQNLDMFQSFKVDDPGIKRALMDGFPGVLETPDQHGRKILILFASNWDQGRSSFTDILRAILLSLEVLIENQELQINGFILIIDWSNFSFKQASKLTPNILKLAIEGLQDSFPARFGGIHFVNQPWYIHAMYTIIKPFLKDKTRKRIFLHGNNLNSLHQLILPDCLPSEFGGTLPPYDMGIWARTLLGPNYNDETEYTLTYDALHVKGSYGGGDKECANKLLKRSESAVEPGTLRQADRDNTAQPLLALD